In a genomic window of Diadema setosum chromosome 3, eeDiaSeto1, whole genome shotgun sequence:
- the LOC140226222 gene encoding uncharacterized protein, producing the protein MQRQREERGMVNALGRTDVFEGASAGAKDVGCMDIDRGRVNGGEDDWNSARGKSRGEPTLRDVMLRLNEIEGKVDRIFEILTKLHPTVSQEQHNGPSQEQHNGPTPALQAVRTSY; encoded by the exons ATGCAAAGACAGAGAGAGGAAAGGGGAATG GTGAATGCTCTTGGAAGGACAGATGTCTTTGAAGGAGCGAGTGCAGGTGCCAAGGATGTGGGTTGTATGGACATAGACAGAGGGAGGGTTAATGGTGGTGAGGACGACTGGAATTCAGCAAGGGGGAAATCGAGAGGGGAACCTACATTGCGCGATGTCATGTTGAGGCTGAACGAAATAGAGGGGAAGGTTGATCGGATTTTCGAGATCTTGACAAAACTGCATCCGACGGTGTCGCAGGAGCAGCACAATGGGCCGTCGCAGGAGCAGCACAATGGGCCGACGCCAGCATTGCAGGCTGTCAGAACTTCCTACTAA